Proteins from a single region of Colias croceus chromosome Z, ilColCroc2.1:
- the LOC123705620 gene encoding uncharacterized protein K02A2.6-like, with protein sequence MGLVNFYSKFCINMSDILKPLYDLLKKNVTWEWTDMCDRAFAKIKKVLSSSPVLAHYDPKRALILSVDSSAYGVGAVLTQRDAAGAERLLCAASRTLNSAETNYSQLDKEALAIVFGVTKHHQYLYGRKFTLRSDHRPLSYIFGKNKGIPITAASRLQRYAVKLAAYDFDIEFVSSKNNCFADTLSRLPLKFIDCNLRSEECSYLNFAQDNFPINFKDIKIETAKDSLLSKIYGFILYGWPPKSELNKIELCYSNRKENLHIDQGCIVWGYRIIVPRSLREIVLKEIHDGHPGIIKMKQIARNYVWWDNIDSDIECMARECAACRETRAAPRAAPVHSWPWPSEPWSRIHIDFLGPFNHDYYLILIDAHSKWIEVEKVSTTSARLVINCLRQWFARFGLPKRLISDNGPPFSSSEFANYLQRNGIKHTLIAPYHPSSNGAAENAVRSIKSVLKKAQVDRTDTSVALARFLFSYRNTEQCTTGVEPAVSLLGRRLRGRLDLMRPDTAERVRAAQIVEEQRRPTPLRIAKEGDRIFMRDYSKNNSKWVDGIITDSLSLVSYKVQTSDGRKHKRHIDQLLTRKSRFSLSQAVSEGESNERKEGGGNSVEDDECSLSSQGQQGVDDVEGDGEQRDLAASPKSPVHERIYRKAALRCIRKLKRM encoded by the coding sequence ATGGGTCTAGTGAACTTTTATtctaaattttgtataaatatgaGCGATATACTTAAGCCACtgtatgatttattaaaaaagaatgtTACATGGGAATGGACGGATATGTGTGATAGGGcatttgcaaaaataaaaaaggtgcTGAGTAGTTCTCCTGTGCTCGCGCATTACGATCCTAAGCGTGCGTTGATTCTTTCAGTGGATAGCAGCGCGTACGGGGTGGGCGCGGTGTTGACGCAGCGCGACGCGGCCGGCGCGGAGCGGCTGCTGTGCGCGGCGAGTCGTACATTAAATTCAGCAGAGACTAATTATTCACAATTAGATAAAGAAGCTTTGGCGATCGTTTTTGGGGTCACGAAGCATCACCAATATTTGTACGGGAGGAAATTCACTCTGCGGAGCGATCACCGTCCCTTAAGCTATATTTTTGGAAAGAATAAAGGAATTCCGATTACAGCGGCTAGTCGTTTGCAACGTTACGCCGTTAAGCTAGCAGCTTATGATTTCGATATAGAATTTGTGtcatcaaaaaataattgttttgctGATACTCTTTCGCGTCTTCCTCTTAAATTTATAGATTGCAATTTAAGAAGTGAAGAATGCAGTTATCTTAATTTTGCACAAGATAATTTTccgattaattttaaagatattaaaattgagACGGCTAAAGATTCTTTGCTAAGCAAGATTTATGGGTTTATACTATACGGTTGGCCACCTAAAAgcgaattaaataaaatagaattatgTTATTCTAATCGTAAAGAAAATCTGCATATAGACCAAGGCTGCATCGTTTGGGGTTATAGAATTATCGTTCCTAGGTCTTTAAGGGAAATCGTTTTAAAGGAAATTCATGATGGACATCCgggtataattaaaatgaaacagaTTGCTCGTAATTATGTGTGGTGGGATAACATAGATAGTGATATAGAATGCATGGCCCGTGAGTGTGCCGCTTGCCGCGAGACGCGGGCGGCGCCGCGTGCTGCGCCCGTGCACTCGTGGCCCTGGCCGAGCGAGCCATGGTCGCGAATACATATCGATTTTTTGGGTCCCTTTAATCATGATTACTACTTAATTTTGATTGACGCTCATTCAAAGTGGATAGAAGTAGAAAAAGTTAGCACGACGTCCGCGCGTTTAGTGATTAATTGTTTAAGACAATGGTTTGCACGTTTCGGGTTACCTAAAAGATTAATAAGTGATAACGGGCCTCCATTTTCGTCATCGGAATTCGCAAACTATTTACAACGAAATGGAATTAAACATACGTTAATCGCACCTTATCATCCCTCTAGTAACGGAGCCGCTGAAAATGCGGTGCGTTCTATAAAATCAGTACTTAAAAAAGCACAGGTAGATAGAACTGATACTAGCGTTGCGCTTGCTCGGTTTTTATTTTCGTACAGAAATACGGAACAATGCACGACAGGAGTCGAACCTGCAGTGTCTTTGTTAGGGAGACGTTTACGTGGGCGTCTTGATTTGATGCGACCCGATACGGCTGAACGAGTGCGCGCCGCTCAGATAGTGGAAGAGCAACGTCGACCAACGCCTTTGCGAATTGCTAAGGAAGGTGATCGAATATTCATGCGagattattcaaaaaataatagtaagtGGGTCGACGGGATTATCACTGATAGCCTTAGTCTCGTATCATATAAAGTGCAAACGAGCGATGGGCGGAAGCATAAGCGGCATATCGATCAATTACTTACTAGAAAATCGCGTTTTTCGTTAAGTCAGGCCGTGTCGGAGGGTGAGAGTAATGAGAGGAAAGAGGGAGGAGGCAATAGTGTTGAGGATGATGAGTGTAGTTTGAGCTCGCAAGGGCAGCAAGGTGTGGATGATGTGGAGGGTGACGGGGAGCAGCGGGACCTGGCCGCTTCACCAAAGTCCCCGGTACATGAGCGTATCTACAGGAAAGCTGCGTTGCGCTGCATACGCAAACTTAAACGCATGTAA